One Gossypium hirsutum isolate 1008001.06 chromosome A11, Gossypium_hirsutum_v2.1, whole genome shotgun sequence genomic window carries:
- the LOC107958772 gene encoding uncharacterized protein, with amino-acid sequence MHETLGLRLDFSTAFYTQTNGQSEKVIQILEDILRSCLIDFRDKVRLIRDRLKTASNMQKYYTNLKRRDIEYTVGDFVFLKLKLPLELDHIHDMFHVLMLMRYWSNPSHVVSIEEIEIKLDLTFEEDSVYILDRDIKVLRRKSILLVKVLWRNHGTEEATWEPHDSMRQ; translated from the exons ATGCATGAAACTTTGGGTTTGAGATTGGACTTTAGTACAGCTTTCTATACTCAGACCAATGGTCAGTCTGAgaaggtgattcagatactggaggatatacTTCGGAGTTGTTTGATTGATTTCAGAG ataaggttagactgattcgggatcgTCTGAAGACGGCTTCTAATATGCAGAAGTACTATACGAATTTAAAAAGGAGAGATATTGAGTACACTGTGGGTGACTTCGTATTCCTTAAG TTaaagctacctctagagttagaccATATACATGACATGTTTCATGTCTTGATGTTGATGCGGTATTGGTCTAATCCATCTCACGTTGTCTCTATTGAGGAGATCGAGATTAAACTGGACTTGACATTTGAGGAGGATTCGGTTTATATTTTGGatcgagatattaaggttctgagAAGGAAGTCCATTCTGTTGGTAAAGGTTTTGTGGCgaaatcatggcactgaggaagcaacgtgggaaccTCATGACTCGATGCGTCAGTAA